The Glycine soja cultivar W05 chromosome 6, ASM419377v2, whole genome shotgun sequence genome has a window encoding:
- the LOC114416673 gene encoding translation initiation factor eIF-2B subunit delta-like isoform X1, with protein sequence MDGRRASRASAADPKVRRIGFFAPQSEPDPTPPPPNFVSVPPLRHLSAAVPVPDTGIRRQLSGDLVPIGSYNPAESLLGTSPAASSLSSSIVGVGDKEFSEDSSAAGWYRRGDSDFTGVGFDLPVVKPPGNSPAVNAKNVAGEKREESGKEVHPDLPSISKPLKEKNTKGERRALQEAQRAAKAASKADGNTTVAETRRAAPSKRMWQSSQKKDGPLVMSPVATDKKSGDRPLEKERKKDAPPPRMQFDDKNRVEKAKRRAVVDQNEARNRVELFRHLPQYECWTQLPKLESKFFQLDSVHPAVFKVGMRYLAGDISGSNARCIEMLRAFQEAIIDYSTPPGKVLVRDLTAKISSYVSFFSECRPLSISMGNAIRFVKSCVAKLPLSHTESEAKAALCSDINQFINEKIILADKVIVGHAASKVRDGDVLLTYGSSCVVEMILLYAHDLGKQFRVVVVDSRPKFESRALLRRLVARGLSCTYTHINAVSYVMHEVTRVFLGASSILCNGTAYAKVGTACVAMVAHTFRVPVLICCEAYKFHERVQLDSICSNELGDPDAVAVVPGRMDVNYLDNWTNQDNLQLLNLFYDATPSDYVSAIVTDHGMIPPTSVAVIVREYGREHLI encoded by the exons ATGGACGGGCGACGCGCCTCGCGGGCCTCTGCGGCCGACCCCAAAGTGAGGCGCATCGGCTTCTTCGCCCCGCAGTCCGAACCCGACCCGACGCCGCCGCCTCCAAACTTCGTCTCGGTTCCTCCGCTGCGTCATCTCTCCGCTGCCGTGCCCGTCCCCGACACCGGGATTCGGCGCCAGTTGTCCGGCGACCTCGTGCCAATTGGAAGCTACAACCCCGCCGAGTCGCTGCTCGGGACCTCGCCGGCGGCGTCTTCGCTCTCTTCAAGCATAGTTGGCGTCGGCGACAAGGAGTTCTCCGAAGACTCTTCCGCCGCCGGCTGGTACCGTCGCGGCGACTCGGATTTTACCGGCGTAGGGTTTGACTTGCCGGTAGTGAAGCCTCCTGGAAATTCGCCGGCGGTGAATGCGAAAAACGTTGCCGGAG AAAAGAGGGAAGAGTCTGGCAAAGAAGTACACCCTGATCTGCCATCAATTTCAAAGCcactgaaagaaaaaaatacaaagggtGAGAGACGAGCATTGCAGGAGGCACAAAGAGCTGCAAAAGCTGCTTCTAAAG CTGATGGAAACACAACAGTTGCTGAAACTAGGAGGGCAGCCCCCAGTAAAAGAATGTGGCAGTCTTCACAAAAGAAAGATGGTCCTCTTGTTATGTCACCAGTGGCTACTGACAAGAAATCAGGAGATCGTCCTTTGgagaaagagaggaaaaaagatGCTCCTCCTCCACGAATgcaatttgatgataaaaacAGAGTGGAAAAGGCCAAAAGGCGTGCTGTAGTTGATCAGAATGAAGCTAGAAACAGAGTTGAATTATTTCGCCATTTGCCTCAATATGAATGTTGGACTCAGCTTCCTAAACTTGAATCAAAGTTTTTCCAACTGGATTCAGTGCATCCTGCTGTGTTCAAG GTTGGAATGCGTTATTTGGCAGGAGATATATCTGGGAGTAATGCCCGATGTATTGAAATGCTTAGAGCATTTCAGGAAGCCATTATAGACTACTCCACACCGCCTGGGAAAGTCCTTGTCAGGGATTTAACTGCAAAAATCAGTAgttatgtttcattttttagtgAATGCAGACCACTTTCTATTAGCATGGGAAATGCAATTAGGTTTGTAAAGAGTTGTGTTGCCAAGTTGCCTTTAAGTCATACTGAATCTGAAGCAAAAGCAGCTCTTTGTTCagatattaatcaattcatcaaCGAAAAAATAATTCTTGCTGATAAGGTGATTGTTGGACATGCTGCTTCGAAAGTTAGGGATGGAGACGTTCTTCTTACATATGGATCATCATGTGTTGTTGAGATGATTCTTTTATATGCCCATGATCTTGGGAAACAGTTCCGTGTTGTGGTGGTAGACTCACGACCAAAGTTTGAAAGCCGGGCCTTACTTCGTAGACTGGTGGCTAGGGGCCTGAGTTGTACATATACCCATATAAATGCTGTTTCTTATGTCATGCATGAGGTCACACGAGTTTTTCTTGGAGCATCTTCCATTCTGTGTAATGGAACTGCATATGCAAAGGTTGGGACTGCATGTGTTGCAATGGTAGCTCATACATTTCGTGTTCCTGTATTGATCTGTTGTGAAGCTTATAAGTTTCATGAAAGGGTGCAACTTGATTCAATATGTTCTAATGAACTAG GTGACCCAGATGCTGTTGCCGTGGTTCCTGGAAGAATGGATGTCAATTATCTGGACAATTGGACTAATCAAGACAATTTGCAGCTTCTGAATTTGTT CTATGATGCTACTCCTTCAGATTATGTATCGGCCATTGTTACAGACCATGGAATG ATCCCTCCTACAAGTGTGGCCGTAATTGTGCGCGAGTATGGACGAGAGCACTTGATCTAG
- the LOC114416673 gene encoding translation initiation factor eIF-2B subunit delta-like isoform X2, which translates to MWQSSQKKDGPLVMSPVATDKKSGDRPLEKERKKDAPPPRMQFDDKNRVEKAKRRAVVDQNEARNRVELFRHLPQYECWTQLPKLESKFFQLDSVHPAVFKVGMRYLAGDISGSNARCIEMLRAFQEAIIDYSTPPGKVLVRDLTAKISSYVSFFSECRPLSISMGNAIRFVKSCVAKLPLSHTESEAKAALCSDINQFINEKIILADKVIVGHAASKVRDGDVLLTYGSSCVVEMILLYAHDLGKQFRVVVVDSRPKFESRALLRRLVARGLSCTYTHINAVSYVMHEVTRVFLGASSILCNGTAYAKVGTACVAMVAHTFRVPVLICCEAYKFHERVQLDSICSNELGDPDAVAVVPGRMDVNYLDNWTNQDNLQLLNLFYDATPSDYVSAIVTDHGMIPPTSVAVIVREYGREHLI; encoded by the exons ATGTGGCAGTCTTCACAAAAGAAAGATGGTCCTCTTGTTATGTCACCAGTGGCTACTGACAAGAAATCAGGAGATCGTCCTTTGgagaaagagaggaaaaaagatGCTCCTCCTCCACGAATgcaatttgatgataaaaacAGAGTGGAAAAGGCCAAAAGGCGTGCTGTAGTTGATCAGAATGAAGCTAGAAACAGAGTTGAATTATTTCGCCATTTGCCTCAATATGAATGTTGGACTCAGCTTCCTAAACTTGAATCAAAGTTTTTCCAACTGGATTCAGTGCATCCTGCTGTGTTCAAG GTTGGAATGCGTTATTTGGCAGGAGATATATCTGGGAGTAATGCCCGATGTATTGAAATGCTTAGAGCATTTCAGGAAGCCATTATAGACTACTCCACACCGCCTGGGAAAGTCCTTGTCAGGGATTTAACTGCAAAAATCAGTAgttatgtttcattttttagtgAATGCAGACCACTTTCTATTAGCATGGGAAATGCAATTAGGTTTGTAAAGAGTTGTGTTGCCAAGTTGCCTTTAAGTCATACTGAATCTGAAGCAAAAGCAGCTCTTTGTTCagatattaatcaattcatcaaCGAAAAAATAATTCTTGCTGATAAGGTGATTGTTGGACATGCTGCTTCGAAAGTTAGGGATGGAGACGTTCTTCTTACATATGGATCATCATGTGTTGTTGAGATGATTCTTTTATATGCCCATGATCTTGGGAAACAGTTCCGTGTTGTGGTGGTAGACTCACGACCAAAGTTTGAAAGCCGGGCCTTACTTCGTAGACTGGTGGCTAGGGGCCTGAGTTGTACATATACCCATATAAATGCTGTTTCTTATGTCATGCATGAGGTCACACGAGTTTTTCTTGGAGCATCTTCCATTCTGTGTAATGGAACTGCATATGCAAAGGTTGGGACTGCATGTGTTGCAATGGTAGCTCATACATTTCGTGTTCCTGTATTGATCTGTTGTGAAGCTTATAAGTTTCATGAAAGGGTGCAACTTGATTCAATATGTTCTAATGAACTAG GTGACCCAGATGCTGTTGCCGTGGTTCCTGGAAGAATGGATGTCAATTATCTGGACAATTGGACTAATCAAGACAATTTGCAGCTTCTGAATTTGTT CTATGATGCTACTCCTTCAGATTATGTATCGGCCATTGTTACAGACCATGGAATG ATCCCTCCTACAAGTGTGGCCGTAATTGTGCGCGAGTATGGACGAGAGCACTTGATCTAG